The nucleotide sequence AGGTCTATGTGGCTGGAGCGACTAATCGTTTTGTTACCGTAACGGGCAATGTATTTGCAGATGGTGATATACCGGAGAAATCGAATGAGCTACAAATGATACTAGACAAGTTTATGCTACGTCCTACCCCTGTGAAGCAACTACTGGATACAGAAAGTCAATCCTATCTGTCTGACAAGTCTGTTATTGAGAAGGCTTTAAAATCGGCAAACGGAGAAAGGTTCAAAGCATTATGGCAGGGAGATACATCTGGTTATGCTTCTGCCAGTGAAGCTGATTTGGCACTTTGCGGTATGCTGGCATTTTGGTGTGGCAGAGATGTTGGACAGATGGACAGACTTTTCCGAAAAAGCGGCTTAATGCGAGATAAATGGAATAGACTACAGTCCGGCAGTACTTATGGAATGATAACCATAGAAAAAGCAATCGCAAATGTTACCGAAATATACAGACCGGGTGGTAAGCGTTCATCAGCTACAGAGGATTTTGGTGAATGCTCTCTTACTGACTTTAAGCCTGAGAGTAACGGTCGATACCCTTGGACAGATATTGGGGCAAGCAGGCTGTTTGCTGATTATTATAAATCTTTTGCCCGCTATGTTCCTGAAAGGAAGATGTGGTTTTGCTATGAGAATGGCATTTGGATTCCCGATGTAGGGAATCTCAAAGTGATGGAAATGTGTAAATCATTGGCTAACCAACTGCTAACCTATGCTTTGACTATTCAGGATGAACATCAAAGAAAGGCGTACATTGACTATTGCCGAAAGTGGCAGTCAAGAAGATACCGAGAAACGGTGCTTAAGGATGCACAGAGCGTATATCCCATATCAATGGCTGAATTTGACCAAGACCCGCTTATGCTCAACTGTGCCAATGGGACGTTGTTTTTAATGTCTATGGATTTTCGTCCCCACAACAGCGAGGACAGACTCACAAAGATATCTGGTGTTAAATATGACCCAGAAGCAAAAAGCGAGCGATGGGATAGATTTATTCATGAGATTATGAGCGGTGATGAGGAAAAGGCAAAATTCCTCCAAAAAGCCTTTGGCTACAGCATCAGCGGAGACACTCGGTATGAATGCCTGTTTGTTCTTTATGGTGCTACAACTCGAAACGGTAAAGGTACGCTATGTGAGAGCATTCTTAAGGTATTAGGAAGTTATGGCTGTACCGCAAGGCCAGAGACTATCAGTCTGAAAAAGAACAATAACAGTTCAAGTCCAAGTGAAGATATTGCCCGGCTTGCAGGAGTACGCTTTGTGAATATCTCCGAACCTAGCAGAGGACTTGTCCTAAATGCTGCACAGGTAAAAAGCATGACGGGTGGTGACACCATCAACGCAAGGTTTCTCCATGAGAATTCTTTTGACTTTTCGCCAAAGTTTAAGCTGTATATCAACACTAATTATCTGCCCGTTATTACGGATATGACGCTGTTTTCCAGTGGCAGAGTGGTGATTATCCCTTTTGAACGACACTTTGATGAAAGCGAGCAGGATAAAAACCTAAAACGTGAATTCGCCAAACCGAAGAATCAGAGTGCTATCCTTAACTGGCTAATTGAAGGCTATCAGCTGTTAAAAAAGGAAGGCTTGACTTTACCTGATTCCGTTAAGACAGCAACGGAGGCTTATAAGCGTGACAGCGACAAAATAGCATTATTTTTCGAGGATGCCTTGGAGGAAAGTCCTAATAGTGAGGTGCGGACATCCGAAGTGTATGCCCGGTATCAGCGTTGGTGCAGTGCCAATGGAAGTTATTCGGAGAATGCAAGAAACTTCAAACAAGCATTAACAGCTATCGCCCGTGTAGAACGGAAACGACCACGTTCTGGTGGTGGAATGACCACAATGCTTATCGGATATAAGCTGACTGAAGAAGAATTTTTTCTTATTTAAACACAGTGTAGCAGCTTGTAGCAAGAAAAACAGGTTATATAAAAAATCGCTCTCGTATAGAGAGTTTAGTTTTTACCTGCTACATCTTGCTACAAAGCTTAAAACCACAAAAAACACTGAAACAACCCCATGTGTTAATACCTGCCCCCTAGGGGAGGTCAAATCTCCACACCTTTACATTTGGACAACGGGCGTGGGACAACGCGTAAAAAAATGCGGTTTCAAACGGGGTATATACCCCACAATCCATTTTAATTTAGGAGGTAAACGATTATGGCAACATCAACAACTTATAATAGAGCGTTTTGGAATGTTATGAAAGGAAAAGAAGAAAACAATCAAAATCTAAGCGAGGGCTTTGATAATGTAGGAGCCTATGTCGCACCAGATGAGTTCAGAGAAGGCTTTAACACTGCTTTGGCAAAGGAAAATATATTCCGCAGATTTGCTACTGTTATCAATCTATCTTCTGCAGAAGGTAAAATTCAAGCGGTATCCTCAACGGGTACAGCAGATTGGGTTGAAGACGGAGATCCAATCCCCGAAAGTGCCGATACATTTACACAGTTTCTAGTGAAATCATACAAGCTGGCATCTCTTGTCAAACTAAACCGCTCATTCGTCACCGATATGAACTTTAATCTAGAAAAATATCTGATGGGTGATTTTGCGAAGCGTTTTGGCAAGGCTGAGGAAAATGCATTATTTAATGGAAATGGTACAACTCAGCCAACAGGTATCCTTACAACAGACGCAGATGTAACTACAGCAGATAGTGCTACCATCTCTTTTGACGAGATTATCTCTCTGTATTTTTCATTAAAAGATGAATACCGCAATAACGCTGTGTTTATCATGCACGATAATACAGCCATGTTTCTTAGAACCCTTAAAGACACAAGCGGCAGTTATCTGTGGAATTCTTCAGATAACACCATCTTCGGAAAGCCTGTAGTTACCTCTCCATATATGCCTACAGTATCTGCAGGAGCAAAAAGCATTGTATTCGGAGATTTATCATACTACTGGCTGATTGAACGTCAGCCAATAACAATAAAGAAATTAAGTGAATTATATGCATTGCAGGGGCAGGTTGGCTTTTCTGCTTACGAGAGATTGGATGGCAAGCTAATTCAACCAGATGCTCTGAAAATATTACAAATAAAAGCTTAAATAATGGATTAGGCACTGGGTCATCAATTCTGCTCAGTGCCAGTTCCTTCAAATCATCGGACAGGAGGTCACGATATGGAAAACCAAATTAACAGCCGCACAACCAAATCCGATATCGGAGGTACGGTCTATGTGGTGGAATCACGAATAAGTGATTCAGCAAAGGAAAGTGCATATTCCAAGCTGAAACGACTGATTACAGTCAACGCAAAAAGCCTTTCAAAGTTATCAGATAGTTCATATAAACCCACGGAAATCAACTCGACATCTTCAAGGTAGTACGGTAATATACATAGTGCTAAACCGCTTGAAGACTGTCGGAAATGGAGGAGAAAAATGAATAGACAGTCAACATTTAGCACTATACGTAAATCAACATTAGCATTTGAAGAAGCAAAAATTACTGCTCTTTACTGCAGGCTTTCCCGTGATGATGAGCTTGCAGGGGACAGCAACAGTATAGTAAACCAGAAGGCAATTCTAAAAAAGTATGCTGAGGACAACGGCTTTCGCAACATCGAATTTTATGTGGATGATGGGGTCAGCGGCACAACTTTTGATAGACCAGACTTTAACCGCATGATTGCTGATGTAGAGTCCGGTAGAATTGGAACGATTATCATCAAGGATATGTCCCGATTCGGCAG is from Bacillota bacterium LX-D and encodes:
- a CDS encoding transposon-encoded TnpW family protein; translated protein: MENQINSRTTKSDIGGTVYVVESRISDSAKESAYSKLKRLITVNAKSLSKLSDSSYKPTEINSTSSR
- a CDS encoding phage major capsid protein, giving the protein MATSTTYNRAFWNVMKGKEENNQNLSEGFDNVGAYVAPDEFREGFNTALAKENIFRRFATVINLSSAEGKIQAVSSTGTADWVEDGDPIPESADTFTQFLVKSYKLASLVKLNRSFVTDMNFNLEKYLMGDFAKRFGKAEENALFNGNGTTQPTGILTTDADVTTADSATISFDEIISLYFSLKDEYRNNAVFIMHDNTAMFLRTLKDTSGSYLWNSSDNTIFGKPVVTSPYMPTVSAGAKSIVFGDLSYYWLIERQPITIKKLSELYALQGQVGFSAYERLDGKLIQPDALKILQIKA
- a CDS encoding phage/plasmid primase, P4 family; translated protein: MPHVLKDKPQFCCWKYEERNGRKTKVPYDPVTGRRAKPDQPSTFKEFNSAVSAVSNYDGIGLLVGYDICVIDLDDCFDSSGKLKPIAQSVVDGFSGCYMEHSPSEKGLHIFFKATGYDFDKTKYYINNRKLGVEVYVAGATNRFVTVTGNVFADGDIPEKSNELQMILDKFMLRPTPVKQLLDTESQSYLSDKSVIEKALKSANGERFKALWQGDTSGYASASEADLALCGMLAFWCGRDVGQMDRLFRKSGLMRDKWNRLQSGSTYGMITIEKAIANVTEIYRPGGKRSSATEDFGECSLTDFKPESNGRYPWTDIGASRLFADYYKSFARYVPERKMWFCYENGIWIPDVGNLKVMEMCKSLANQLLTYALTIQDEHQRKAYIDYCRKWQSRRYRETVLKDAQSVYPISMAEFDQDPLMLNCANGTLFLMSMDFRPHNSEDRLTKISGVKYDPEAKSERWDRFIHEIMSGDEEKAKFLQKAFGYSISGDTRYECLFVLYGATTRNGKGTLCESILKVLGSYGCTARPETISLKKNNNSSSPSEDIARLAGVRFVNISEPSRGLVLNAAQVKSMTGGDTINARFLHENSFDFSPKFKLYINTNYLPVITDMTLFSSGRVVIIPFERHFDESEQDKNLKREFAKPKNQSAILNWLIEGYQLLKKEGLTLPDSVKTATEAYKRDSDKIALFFEDALEESPNSEVRTSEVYARYQRWCSANGSYSENARNFKQALTAIARVERKRPRSGGGMTTMLIGYKLTEEEFFLI